The Cervus canadensis isolate Bull #8, Minnesota chromosome 13, ASM1932006v1, whole genome shotgun sequence genomic interval gtggcactaagtactttcacattgttgtgcagttctcaccatcatcaccatcacccatCTCCCAAATTTTTCATCTTCTGAAACTGAAACCCTGTCCCCAGTAAACACTAAgtccccattccccctccccacccccaccccttggcccctggcatctaccaatgtactttctgactctatgaatttgactcttgtggtgctagtggtaaagaatctgcctgccaatgcagagatgtaagaaatatgggtttgatcccctggaggagggcatggcaacccactccagtattcttgcctggagaatcccaacagaggagcctggtgggctacagtccttggggtcccaaagagtcagacatgactgaaacaacttagcacccAATGTATATTGGAATGCCTTAAGattaacttaatatatgtcctaAAAACAGGTtatgccttattttttttctctctttcttcctactTTATTGTTCTTCCCTGTGGACTGTTTTCCTGCTAGCCTGAAACCTCCCCGCTAATCTTTAACTTGTTCATCAGTATTTCTCTAGTACTGAACACTTCTTAGCAGGTACAtgtgaaatatttgttgagttggagaaaaaaaaagaaggaatggaCTTCAAGCCGATAGAGGATGTTATCCCAAttatttttagagtatttttgAACAAAGTGGGCAGTTTCAGATGGAGCCCAGTGCTTGATGAGAAAATATCTCGGCAGCATCAGATTTCACGTGGCCTGGTTAGCTGTCTTTTTGCAAGGAGCGGAAAGAATGTGGAATGGCAAATAGGACCCTGGCCATCTAAACAGCTGTAAAGTTTTACTATTCTGCAAAGATTGCTGTACCAGGGATAATGTATTGAGGAATAATTAGCCAGGAGCCTCACTCGCTGGTCCTCCAGCCCCCTGAAAGTGTTCTAATCTCAAACCTTCAAGTCACTGGCTTATCAGGCTTCCTCTCCCTGCCAGCAGATTGCTATGGACTCCCAGCTGACTGATCCCATGAGCCAAAGGTCTCAGAGCTGCTTCACAGGAGAGGGTTTTTCATCCAGCTGGGCACAACAGCTAAGATGATGGATGTGCAGGTTTCTGCCCctttaagaaaagcaaaactcAGAACTTCCCTGGGGAAAAGCAAAActcagaacttccctggcagtgcagtggttaagacgcccTGCTCCGCATAcagggggcacagattccattccttggttggggaactaagatcccacatgccacacatgCTGTgccagacaaaaataaacagaaaagcaccctttaagagagaaggaaaaaaaaaaaggtaaaatttaatGTGGCTGAAAAGAAGCATGCCTTGCAGGACAGCTTCATCTGGctatttcattcatttgattCAGCAGGcattgggggagggagggtgctGCTATGTTCCagaagcagagtgaaaaagatgtGGTGCCAGAAAGAAAGCGATTTGCCACAGAAGATGCTGGGGgcttgcaggagacacagaagggtAGCTGAGCAGGGTTGATCAGAGAAGGGCAGAAACACTGGAGGGAGTGTGCGAAGGGGGGCAAGGTGCAAGATGAGTGGGAGAGGCAGGGTCAGTTTGAGCACGCCACGAGCAGGATTCCAGGGAGCCTGGATTTTGTGCTGCCGACAATGGGAAGCCACTGAGGGTGGTGAACACATCACAGAAGGCCCCTTCCACTGGGTCATATCATGACTGATGCCGGTCAGCCAGGCAATATTGACATGGCTCAGGCAGGCCATGGTTCACTCTCACCATAGCTGGTGAGAGGGTAAGATTGTACTGCACTTCACTAAATCCCACAAAATATCTGAATGACCTGCAACTCTGACCTTTCTGGCCTCCTGCAGGGAAAGGTCTGGCTTCTCCTTTTCTGGTGGAGGAGGCAGATCACAGAAGGAGCAGGAGCATGTAAGACGTCTGGAATGCATCAGAGGCGAGCCCAGCCCAGACCATGACTCAGTCCTGCCTCCCCCTACCCACCCCCCTGCACCCCCCCTCCACCCGCCCCTATTCAGGAGCACAGCCACTGCATTCAGCAGAGCGCCTTGAATCAGAAGTGACTTTGCTCtctcctttctgttttcctcGCAGGCCTCCCGGACATAGCCGTCCACACAGGATGCCTCACGTTGGCTTGCAACCATCCCTCAAGAGTCCAGCCGCCGTTTTTTTAGTGTGGCACTAGGGCTCTCGTTCAGGGCGTTTTGCTGCGGctgctgctttttatttatttattttctctctttgaacCTGGACTTTGCCCCACTCCTGCTGGCATGATGGCCCAGTCCAAAGCCAACGGCTCGCACTATGCGCTGACCGCCATCGGCCTGGGGATGCTGGTCCTTGGGGTCATCATGGCCATGTGGAACCTGGTCCCTGGGTTCAGCACTGCAGAAAAGCCGGCTGCTCAGGGGAACAAGACAGAGGTAGGAAGCGGCATCCTTAAGAGCAAGACCTTCTCTGTGGCCTACGTGCTGGTCGGGGCCGGCGTGATGCTGCTCCTGCTCTCCATCTGCCTGAGCATCCGGGACAAGAGGAAGCAGCGGCAGGGCGAGGAGCTGGCACACATCCAGCACCCGGGGGTTGAACCACACGCCCACGAGGAGGACAGGTGAGGATGGCCAACCGGACCCAGACAGGGGAtggacacacacacccacatgcatACCCACGGGCTCAAGGCTCAGCGATGGTGAGAACATTTTAATCTAAGGGGCTGTCTCCCATGACTGCTTCTGTGAAACAGTTCATTGTTTTACAAATGACTTTATCTTTTGATCCCAGAGTTTCCCAAATAATACAGTTTGAATGGATGATTACAGTTGTGTCAAGATTTTGACACCCCCCCCCCAGGGGACCTGCATGGCACCTGGGGTGGCCAGAGCCTCCCCACTGGAAGCTTGTCCATTTACCCAGTGCCCTGGATGTTTATGCTTTGAGTTGAAAGGTTGGGAAGCTAGGTTCTATTTGACCAAAAATGCTACgaacacatttaaaaagcaattgcTAAATTGTGGGCATAAGATAAAAGTTGATAGCCCAAGTATAAAAAGagcactactgtgtataaaatagataactgatgagaacctactgtatagcatggggtgGGGTCGGGGGAAGAAGGTACAGTCTGTTTGTAGGACAgatattaagttaaccttaaaaatgcattccaatatacagcaaatgcagacaaatactgtttgattccacttatacaaggtacctagaatagtACCTCACATTCATAGAATTAGAAAGTACATGGTAGATGCCAGGGCCCAGAGGTTGGGGAGGTGGGAGATAGGGGTAGGGATGGGGAATGGAgacttagtgtttaatggggagaGTTTCAGTTTAGAGAGGTGGAAAATTTGGgaaatggatgatggtgagacatgcacaacactgtgaatgtactagTGCCACTGAAATATACAGttaaaatatggttaaaatatggctttatattatgtgacttttatcacaataaaaaaaaatttttttaaaggtcccTAACAAATGAATGTTAAAGAACACACAGTTGGAAAATGGACCAAGAACACAAACAAGCATTTCATAGACATTCAAATGATAGTTGTTCAGTCTCTTTAGTCTGGAAATACAAACAACCAACAAAAGGCACTGTAATTCTTTGCCTACCTACTGGCCAAGATAGACTGTCCTCCAGATTAAAGATTTGTAAGGAAGTGAGTTGCTAATGAGGGGTTGATTGACATAACCTTACTGAAGGGGAATTCACTGTAACTGGCCATTTTAAAGATGTGTGCACCTATGAATTCTCTTCCTAAGAGCTTATCTTTGAGACACAGTCACAAAAGTGCAAAGGGGTCTGTACTCATAGATTTATCAGAGCCTTGCTGAAAATAGCATAGACAGATGTGACGACTAAATATCCATCAGTCAAGCTAAATTATAACATGCCCATTCAGTAGAATTCTCTGCAGCCACTGCCAATCTATATTTGCTAATGTGGATCTGTATCTCTGAGAAAAGGAGGTTTATAACACAGCATGTTAAGGTCTTCATCACATCAGACATTGTGGCTATGGGACTAGAGAAGGATCTGGAAAGGTATATAGCAgaatattgttattgttcaggcactaagtcgtgtccaactccttgcagccccgtggactgcagcacaccagggttccctgtccttcacttgtctcccagaacttgctcaaactcatgtccattgactcagtgatgtcaccaaccatctcatcctctgttgcccccttctcctcctgccatcaatctttcccagcatcagggtcttttccaatgagtcagctcttcgcatcaggtggccaaagtattagaacttcaccatcagttcttccaatgaatattcagggctgatttcctgtaggattaactggtttgatctccttgctgtccaagggactctcaagagtcttctccaacaccacaactcagaagcataaattcttcggtgctcagccttctttatggtccaactctcacatccatacataactactggaaagatcgtagctttgactatatggacctttgttggcaaagtgatgtctctgctttttaatatgctgtctaggtttgtcatagcttttctttcaaggagcaagtgtcttttaattttgtgactacagtcaccatccacagtgattttggagtccaagaaaataaaatctgtcactgtttccactttttatccatctatttgccatgaagtgataggaccagatactatgatcttagttttttgaatgttgagttttaaaccagcttttttactctcctctttcaccctcatcagggggttgtttggttcctcttcactttctgccattaggtatcatctgcatatctgaggttgttgatatttctcccggcaatctagagagttgtttttattttggaaaaattaaacaaattttctGAAAGTAAAAGATAATCAGGCATATTCTAGAAAACTtgggaaatacaaaaaagaacaaaggaaaactaGTCACCCATCATTAAAGGTATGACCAAGTCACTTGACCTCAATGTATCTGTATTCccatccataaaatgaaaagtgTTAACCTCCCCTGCCTTTTAGCCTCATATGTTAACAGCATGCCAGGTGGGCTATTCTGATGCCCAGATGGACGTCCTTTGACCATAGACAACATAAACATACATGAAACAGGTGCCAATTTGAAGCAAAGTGGTTTCTGGATAGAGAAAGAATATCTGGAATATAAAATTTACATGTATCTCAAATTATTCTGTAATTTCCCATCCATAAAATGTGTATAccaatattgggttggccaaaaagttcatttgggttttccatatTATCCaatggaaaaaacccaaataaagtTTTTGACCAACCCAACAGTACCTAACTCATAGTGTCTTTAGGAAGATGACATTAGTTTATACgtacttagaacagtgtctggcttGTAGCCAACAGGTGAAGTGATAGCTCTTCTTCCTCCTTAGATACACCTGTTTTTAACAAGGCTGGTATACCGGGTCCCAGTGGCAACATGTGGTCTAGGATCCATCTCTTTGTGATCGTAAGTGACTCAAATACATGCTAACCCTCCCATGTCTGTGCTTGCTGTCTTgcagccaggaggaggaggaggaggcctcCTCACGGTACTATGTCCCCAGCTACGAGGAAGTGATGAACGCAAACTACTCGGAAGCAAGGGACGCGGACCAGAACCCCCGGATGAGCATCTCTCTCCCCTCCTACGAGTCCTTGACGGGGCTGGATGAGACAAGCCCCACCACAACCAGGGTCGACATGGAGACCAGCCCAGGGAACCCCCCCGACAGGCAGAACTCCAAGTTGTCCAAACGCCTGAAGCCGCTGAAAGTGAGAAGGATAAAATCCGAAAAGCTTCACCTCAAAGACTTTCGGATCAACCTGCCAGACAAAAACGTGCCTCCTCCCTCCATTGAGCCTTTGACACCCCCACCACAGTACGATGAGGTCCAGGAGAAGGCCCCTGATGCCCGGCCCCCCGACTGACGGCCCCTCCCAGGCGGATTCCCTCCTGTTTCTCGTCCTCTGCACCAACAGACCCTGAATGAAGCCACTTCAGCCACAGTTGAGAAGCGGAGGGGCCAGGTGTGTACTTAGCTATCTGGATGGGGCCAGAAGCTGAGGGCATTCTAGGACTGGGGAGTGACTCTGCGGTCCCTAGGACCTCTGGTCACAGGTGCATCAGAAAGAGCTGCTGCCTCAGATCTTGTGAAGCTGTGACCCCATCCAGGGAAGCAGTGCCGGCATCTTCCCCTTTGTCCTTCCTTGACATTGAATTGCTGGGGACAATACTCCTCCGTCTACTTAGGAAAGGATATGTAGCAACTGGCTTAGATCATGGCTTTGTTTTGCTTCCACTAGGACTGTTTTGTTTCCAAGAGAAAATAAGTTATGCCTTCACTTTCTCCCTGGAGTCCTGCACTGTGGGTAGGAAAGATGACCAGCTTTGCAGAAAGGACATGCCCATGTCATGAATTAAGCTGAACAAGAGGCTGGATGATTACATGGGGGTGAGACCCAGGTGGGGTTCTCAGAGCCCCTGATGCCATCAGTTGTTTTGAGGCCTCAAGACCTAAGGATGCATAAAATCCTAGTTTTATTGGTAGACTTTTACTAGTCTCTCCTAtgtattggcaaaaaaaaaaaaggaaagccatCTGAGATGTTCTGTTCCTTCTAAAATGCCGTGCAACTGAgctttttgtaataaaatattttatatgtcgTACATTTGGTGCTAAATTACCTTAACAGCTCTTCCAACACTGACTTGCTTAGGGAGAAATCTCACCAATGAGAACAATACTAGCTAATATATCCTGAACACTTAGTATATGCCAGGTGCTGTGCTAAGCACTTCACATATTTATCCCTTTTCAACGGTACCCAAGCCgggtattgggcttcccaggtggtgctagtggtaaagaacctgcctgccaatgcaggagatgcaagagattcttcaatctctgggtcgagaagatcccctggagtaggaaatggcaacctgctccaatattcttgactggaaactttcatggaaagaggagcctggcaggctacaatctatggggctGAACACCACagagcacacacccacacaagcCAGGTATTCCTACTGTGGGTTAGTTCATGGAGAATCAGGTTAATTAAGGGGCCCCAGGTCACACCactaataagtggcagagctgggatttgaacctaggccCCCAGGGCCTGAGTTCTTCCACAATCTACTGTGCCACTCAGTGGAAAGGGCTCTTTCAGACTTTAAATGAGGACTTGTGTGTCCCAAGAGCTGAGAGTGTCCCTGTCAACCCACATGCCCAACAGAAAGTTCTGGATATTTAGACAGCAGCTCTCTACCTGTCTAAACGTCCTATGACAGCTCCTCTCCTGAGAACTGACCCAGATGGGCTGTATGATCATGCAGGGTGCAGGTGTCCtcatagaaaaggcagagtgccTACCTGTGGAGCCCAGGAGAGAAATTCAACAAACGAGAACATACAAGGGGACAGTGGACTGCTGAGGCTGGGCTAAATGAGGGGACATCTAGGGTCATGGTCTTGACCATGGAGTAGGAGTCTGGGAAGTCAGATCTAAGTCCAAAGTTCCCTTTCTGGGATGTGAttaagtccagtggttaagactccatgcttccaacatcagaggcatgggttcagttcctggttggggaagttccatATGCcatgtagcatggccaaaaaaaaacacaaaaccgaAAATAAAACTACAAGTTCCCTTCCTGGTGTTGATGAGCCTGGAGCTGGCTGCTAGGGGTCTGTGTGGCTAGGCGCATGGCTGGGAGAGCAAATTCTCAGGCCCTGAATGTTTTCCTAAAAGCTCCTGTGGGAGGGAAGGAGCAACCATTAGAAGGTCAAGCACCCTCTTATAACAGAATTGGCAGCAGTGCCGAAATCCCAACCTTTCATTTCCTCGTGTAAATCCATCTATAAACAGGGAGCTACAAGGGTCTGCTTGGTGGCCTGGGATACCTAGAGGTATCCTGGTATACCTGGGATACCTAGAGGTACCTGGGATACCTGGGATACCAGTCCACCCCTGAGCCACCCAGGGCCTCTCCATGTATCTCTGGGCTGGACTTGGCCTTCGTCTACTCCTAATGCTTCCCCCTGATTGGAGGacaaacaggaggaaaaaagaaaagggaggagcAAGGTTCCAAATGAGCTGAGAAATGAccttctagggacttccctggtggtccagtgattaagaatccgcctcccattggaggggacacaggttgaaTCACCTAGTTgacgaactaagatcccacatgccacagggcaactaagcccatgcatcaccaCTACGGAGCCTGCATTCTAGAGcccatggtctgcaacaagagaaacccacgtgccacaatgaagacctagcacaagcaaaatgaaaaaggaagtgaCCTTCTACAAGGGCTCTTGATCTGGTCTCTGGTAGACATCTGTCAGGGTGTCTGCCCAGCCTAGACCCTCCTCAGGAGAGAAAGACGTTTGGGGCTTGCAGTAGGTTGATCTGTGGCCCCAAAGATCTCAGGCTCTAATCCCTAGGACCCAAGAACGTTGCCTTAAAAGGTAAAGTTTTGCAGATGCAATGAAACTAAGGATTTTTGAGTTGAGCTTATCCTGGATTGTCCAAGTGGGTCCTAAACCCATCCAGAAGTATGCttggaaaggcaggaggagattaTACACACAGGAAAGGAGGAGACAGTggccacagaggcagagactggagtgatgcacaTACAAGTCAAGAGACACCCACAAGAGACACACACCAGAGCTGGAAGAGACATGGAATCGTTCCTCCCTAGAGCACTCACAGGAGTTCAGTCCTCCTgaaacaccttgatttcagcccagcTGATGCTGACTTGGGGCTTTCAGCCCCCAGAACCGTGAAGAGAGTAAGTTTGTTGTTTTAGACCACAAAGCTCATGGGAATTCATTACAGTGACTTTAGGAAACCAACAAGGGACTCAATCTTCAACTCATTAGAGACTAGCCCTTGCTTTGATCTGAATGCTTCTGGACTGATCCTATAAGGCAGGAGTGCTTTAGaaattgggggcttcccaggtggcacacactggtaaagaatctgcctgccaaagcaggagaaacaagagatatggctttgatcccagggtcaggaagagtcccctggagaagaaaatggcaacctattccagtattcttgcctggaaaatttcatgggtagaggaacctgatgggctacagtccatgaggttgaaaaagagtcagacatgactgagtgcatgcgtacacacacacacacacacacacacacacacggaaattTCATCAATGACCCTATTTGTTTTGTATGCTTGGAAACGATCaagtagaaaattattttatgttgctCAGAGAATAGATCGTGGATATTTAGTAGGTAAACTATGGAGCATGGATGCACCTCTGTCTAAAAGCAAGGCAGAGAGAATGTTAGCTGGGAATGTAGCAATAAGTTCTCTGCAATATTAAATTAAAACCAAAGCAGGAAGTCACTTTCACCTCAAAATTCCCCAGGGCACACTCATCCTGTTTGTTCACTGGTTCAGACTTATCAGAGCTCTCTATcttttgactaaaaaaaaaaaaaaaaaaaagagctaaaaaggtgaaaaccagaagaaaaccctggcccttccttttctctccattgtgtttttgttcttaaggaaaatataagaaaggcagggacttccctggtggtccaatgactaAGAcaccacgctcccaatgcaggggacccagatttgattcctggtcaggaatcTATTaatagatcccatatgctgcaactgaaaaaaaaaaaaaaaaaaaacccacatgttgcaactaagagctggtgcagtcaaataaataatcttttataaaagaagaaaggcagagaagcagGTCAAGCGGGGAAAGTCAAGAAGCCACCCACCTGTCCCTGGACCCTAACTGGTCCCAGGGCTATGAAAGAGCAAAAAAACTTCCCCATTAGCACTCCCACCTCACCCAAAAGGAAGAACCTCAGCAGCCATGTCATTGTCCTGTGATTTCCACCCTCTCAAGTCACAGCTGGTAGGTATGTGTTCACCTGACCCAGGAGAACCAATCAGAAGCTGTGCTAGGCTAGGCTCATCTCTCCCAGGTCCTGGAATGGAGAGGCTGGCTGGGCAATGTGGTCTCGGGGATTAGGGGGCCACAAGTGAGTGAAGCAGGGCAAGTTGCTTAGCAGAGAgagaagctgagtgctgaaagaGGCAGAGGTGAAGATGAGACTTCAGAGATGACTGTCTCTAGATGACTTTCTGGTCCTTGGTCCTGGTCCCTTGGTTAGCCCTGCTGTACGTCTGCTCCCGGGTTCCACAAAAGATGCTGTGTCATGCCAGTAAATTCCCCCTTTTAAGCTCTGATCCTAAATTTAGCCCAAGTCCTTGAAGGTGGGCACTGCCTTTGCATCGTAGGTAGTACTGGTCTCACAGTGGACACTCCACTTGGTCTCGGTTCTGATTTTCACTTTTCTCAGACTGGTTACAGTTCTGATGAAGGGGAGCCACAAGCAgatgacagaggcagaagatCATGTTGAGACATGACTGTAACTGCAGCCCAGAGCACtgcctggagtgtgtgtgtgcacagctaAGTCAGCTGGGTGCACCCACAAATACATATCGAGCTCCACAAATACCTTATGAGCCAGGTACCATTCTGGGCTCTAGGGATACAGCATGAAGCCCTGCTCTCCATGGGAAAGGTTCTCACTTGGACAGTGTTTCCCAAAGTGGGTCCCATGGCCTTGGGTGACAATGATCATGCTCACTTTGGACTGGCTACTTGCTCTGGGTATAATAAACTTGAAAACCACCAGGCAGCCAGGTGCACAGAGAACGCTGGTCTGCAAGAAGAGACTCGTGAAAATGGTCCATAGAAAGAGAGATCAGCTGGTTGGCCTCTCCTGGGTTCTCCTTTGTCTGACCTCATTCGCTGCCCTTTGGGTCTCTAGAATGCCCCAGGCTGCTTTCAGTAAAGTCCTATTTTTGCTGAAATGACTTGGAGTGGGGTTCTGCTGCTTGCTGCCAAATGCCCTGAGATACCTTGGttcctgggcttcctaggtggctcagtggtaaagaatctgcctgccaatgcaggagacacaggttcaaaccctaagtggggaagatcccctggaggaggaaatggaaacccactccaggatccttgcctgggaaatcccatggacagaggcacctagagggctacagtccatggggtcgcaaagagtcagacatgatttagcgactgaacgacaacaaagcCTTGGTTCTAGATGGACAAGTGTTGAGATGGCAAAGCCAAAATAAACCCGCAAGTGCAGAGAGCGAAATTGAAAATGCGACACAGCTTTATCCCTGGAAATGGGTGAATCAATCAAACCACAGGCCACAAAGGACAGTACTCAAAGAGCCCTTCTGAGGATTAACGGTCTCATTCTTTGCCTTAAGGGCCCTGACAAGGCCCATTTAGCTCCTAGGACAAATCGCGCTAAGTATTTAAGTGTAGATGTATGAAAGGACAGCCTCTGTTCTGTCTGCAAGCTCAGAGGGTGAGAGATGGGCTTTCGATCAGGGAGGATTTTGTTTTAATCCAAGCACTGCTGCTTCCTAGAAGGATgcatacgtgctaagttgctttaatcgtgtccgactctgtgcgaccctagggactgaggcccaccaggctcctcactccaggggattctccaggcaagaatactggagtgggttaccatgtcctcctccaggcgatcttcccaacctagggatcgaacccacatatcttaagtctcctgcattggcaagtgggttctttatcactagaagGATGATCTTGGGCAAATAACTGGATCCCTCTGAGCCTTGATCTCTACACTAGCAAAATGGAGGTGACTCATTTTGAGATGGGTGCCGGAGAAACACACAGGTAAAGTGCCAAAGCTACAGCTGCACAGACAGTGGGAGCCACGTGGTGGCTGTGACTAGACCACTGTCCCCTGATAGAGAACTTGAAGATCCAAGCACTACTCCAAGCATGAGCCTCacaatcatttctctttttttagattttaatttatttaattaaataaataattaataggcTGCGCTGGGCCTTTGTGACTGcgggcaggctttctctagttgtagtgagtgggggctactctctagctgcagtggcttcttttattgtagtgtgggctctagggctctcaggcttcagtagttgtggctcatgggctcagtagttgtggcggatgggcttagttgccccacagcatgtggagtcttcctggaccagggattgaacacttgtcccctgcattagcagacagtcCTCACAATCATTTCCGAAAACAAGTCTGGGGAAAATTCACTAGGCGCCACCAATAGATTGTAAGGAATCCTCGCAGAAAACCATCTCCAGGGAAACAGCTGCAGGGATGCATAGGTAAGGCCAGTTGAGGAAGTCCTGGGGTCAGCCTTGCACAAGACTTGACTCTTCAAGGCACATGATGGCAACTCCCATTGCACAGAGTGGACAAATCAGTCCACTTTGTTTTCAGCCTAATGCTGAGTGGTCAGTGTATTCAGAACTGAGTGGCTGGTACTAAGAAAGTGAGCACAGCTCTAAGGGTTTTAGCCACCCTCTTCCTGTTTGAGTCCCCAGCCATATTTCCCTGGATTGTAATGGGTAGAAGGGGAAAACATCCTTGATGAGCTGTGTTTGGGAATCCCCAAGTTAAGCAAAGTCTATTCATTCAACACGTTTTTATGgagaacctactatgtgccacaTGCACATAGTAGGgataatctgcaaaaaaaaaaaaaggtggatcAAGTCCCGGCTGACACAGAGGCCATATTCTGGGTGGAGGGAGgacagataataaacaaataaaccaaaatatgATGTCATGGCAGAAAACTagaaggatgtgaagaaaaatgGGGCAGGAGAGACAGGATCACCAATCTGGGTCATCAGGAAAAGTCTCCGAGGGAACTAACATTGAGGAAAAGTGGGGAGTGAGCCACATAAATATCTGGGtgcagagaattccagaaaatctcTCCTACACTTGCACACATTATGAATCTCCAAGCAGATGCTGCAGCATCTTCCAAACCCATTTGGCTACTGAAACTTTTCTCCCCACAAAGCATCTTTCAGGGTCAGCTTTCACAGAACATCCTTCAAGGAATAGTGATTGAACCAAACCCTATATTCTCTAGAGGGAGAAAGAGACCCAGAACAGACAAGGATTGGCCAAAGTCCTACAGCTCACTGATGAAGTTGTCCATCAGCTTTCTCTCTGTGTGCATTCAGATCACAGATCACCAGTGAAGGCAAGCTACCAAGATGTCCCAGCACCTGACGGCAGCAGGGAGAACCAGGTTGATGGGTCCAGGATGGGTCCCTGTGCTTGGAACACTCAGCACAGACCTCCTCATGTCCACTTCCTGGTAGGGAAGCTTGTGCCTCTGATGGGAAGCCTGCA includes:
- the TMEM51 gene encoding transmembrane protein 51, encoding MMAQSKANGSHYALTAIGLGMLVLGVIMAMWNLVPGFSTAEKPAAQGNKTEVGSGILKSKTFSVAYVLVGAGVMLLLLSICLSIRDKRKQRQGEELAHIQHPGVEPHAHEEDSQEEEEEASSRYYVPSYEEVMNANYSEARDADQNPRMSISLPSYESLTGLDETSPTTTRVDMETSPGNPPDRQNSKLSKRLKPLKVRRIKSEKLHLKDFRINLPDKNVPPPSIEPLTPPPQYDEVQEKAPDARPPD